A window of Vescimonas fastidiosa contains these coding sequences:
- a CDS encoding O-acetyl-ADP-ribose deacetylase, which translates to MPLQIVRNDITKMKVDAIVNAANESLLGGGGVDGCIHRAAGPELLAECETLHGCETGSAKITKGYKLPCKYVIHAVGPRWHDGRHGERELLTSCYRTSLMLAKEYGCESVAFPLISSGIFGYPKDQALKVAIDTISSFLLENEMTVYIVIFDRKAYQISGKLFADIAAYIDDRYVDEHTDSRSERLRRMSAFRMEEPIPCESSVCDEAIEKLAAPMAVSSEKAATLDDALGQIDESFSEMLLQKIDERGMTDAQCYKKANIDRKLFSKIRSDKSYKPSKPTVIAFSIALELPLAEMKDMLMKAGFALSHSNKFDIIVEYFVEHGNYNVFEINEALFAFDQSLIGA; encoded by the coding sequence ATGCCGCTTCAAATCGTCAGAAATGACATCACAAAAATGAAGGTGGACGCCATCGTCAACGCTGCCAACGAGTCGCTGCTGGGTGGCGGCGGTGTGGACGGCTGCATTCATCGTGCCGCAGGACCGGAGCTGCTGGCAGAATGTGAAACGCTCCACGGCTGCGAAACCGGGAGCGCAAAAATCACGAAGGGCTATAAGCTACCCTGCAAATATGTCATTCATGCAGTAGGTCCGCGCTGGCATGACGGACGGCATGGTGAGCGCGAACTACTGACATCCTGCTATCGGACATCGCTCATGCTGGCGAAGGAATACGGATGCGAGTCGGTTGCGTTCCCTCTGATTTCCTCCGGCATTTTTGGCTATCCGAAGGATCAAGCTCTCAAGGTTGCGATTGACACCATCAGCAGTTTCCTTCTTGAAAACGAAATGACGGTGTACATCGTCATCTTCGACCGCAAAGCCTATCAGATCAGCGGGAAGCTATTTGCTGATATTGCAGCGTACATAGATGACCGCTATGTGGACGAGCATACCGATAGTCGTTCTGAGCGTCTGCGCAGAATGAGTGCCTTCCGGATGGAAGAACCCATACCTTGCGAGTCATCCGTTTGTGATGAAGCTATTGAAAAGCTCGCAGCTCCTATGGCAGTCAGTTCTGAAAAGGCAGCAACTCTTGACGATGCACTGGGACAGATCGATGAGAGCTTTTCGGAGATGCTTCTGCAGAAGATTGACGAACGCGGCATGACGGACGCACAGTGCTACAAGAAGGCGAACATTGACCGGAAACTCTTCTCGAAGATCCGCTCGGACAAGTCCTACAAGCCTTCCAAGCCCACAGTCATTGCGTTTTCCATTGCCCTTGAGCTGCCCCTTGCGGAAATGAAGGATATGCTCATGAAGGCTGGTTTTGCACTCTCCCACTCCAACAAGTTTGACATCATCGTGGAGTATTTCGTGGAGCATGGGAACTATAACGTCTTTGAGATCAACGAGGCTCTGTTTGCCTTTGACCAGAGCTTGATAGGAGCATAA
- a CDS encoding nuclear transport factor 2 family protein, which produces MNEREKIIRLWFDMWIKKADLGIDNIFTDDVVYTESWSPKYENRKTVKHWFDEWNTRGSVLVWEIKQFFHQGNQTIVEWYFKDKMNNGNVEEFDGISLIVWTQDNKIKSLKEFGCNLHNYNPYRDSDIPVFREEKANWF; this is translated from the coding sequence ATGAACGAGAGAGAAAAAATTATCCGATTATGGTTTGATATGTGGATTAAGAAAGCAGATTTAGGAATTGACAATATTTTTACAGATGATGTTGTATATACTGAGAGTTGGAGTCCTAAATATGAAAACCGCAAAACGGTAAAGCACTGGTTTGACGAATGGAATACACGTGGAAGTGTTCTTGTCTGGGAGATTAAGCAATTTTTTCATCAAGGCAATCAAACAATCGTGGAGTGGTATTTTAAAGACAAAATGAATAATGGAAATGTTGAAGAATTTGACGGAATATCTTTAATTGTATGGACACAGGATAACAAAATAAAATCATTAAAAGAGTTTGGTTGCAATCTTCATAATTACAATCCATATCGAGATAGTGATATTCCCGTATTTCGAGAAGAAAAAGCAAATTGGTTTTGA
- a CDS encoding Y-family DNA polymerase — MKQRTYIAIDLKSFYASVECRERGLDPLDTNLVVADESRTDKTICLAVTPSLKSYGISGRGRLFEVKQRVKEANAGRQHDAPGHRLDGTSHFFSELQANPSLAIDFIIAPPRMAYYMEYSTRIYQVYLKYIAPEDIVVYSIDEVFMDVTDYLNTYKLSAHDLAMKIILDVLETTGITATAGIGTNLFLCKVAMDIVAKHIPADKNGVRIAELDEMKFRRELWTHQPLTDFWRVGRGIAKKLEQNGMFTMGDVALCSERNEDLLYKLFGKNAELLIDHAWGWEPTTIEAIKAYRPSSNSLSSGQVLHCPYEPQKAKLVVREMTDLLVLDLVDKGLVTDQMVLTVGYDIENLTDPARRARYHGAVEKDPYGREIPKQAHSSINLGEHTSSTRKIMCAVSELFDRIVDKNLLVRRMYVVANHVLPEVDAPKKNDGAVQLDLFTDYAAEEEKRKAEDAALERERKIQKAALAIKKKYGKNAILKAMNLEEGATAKDRNAQIGGHKA, encoded by the coding sequence ATGAAGCAACGCACTTACATCGCAATCGACCTGAAATCCTTCTATGCCTCCGTGGAGTGCAGGGAGCGCGGCTTAGATCCTCTGGACACAAACCTTGTTGTCGCGGACGAAAGCCGGACGGACAAGACCATCTGCCTTGCCGTCACGCCCTCCCTCAAGAGCTACGGCATCTCCGGACGCGGGCGGCTGTTTGAAGTCAAGCAGCGGGTGAAGGAAGCGAATGCCGGACGGCAGCACGACGCACCGGGACACAGACTGGACGGCACATCGCACTTCTTCTCGGAGCTGCAAGCAAACCCGTCTCTGGCGATTGACTTCATCATCGCGCCGCCTCGGATGGCGTACTACATGGAGTACAGCACCCGCATCTATCAGGTCTATCTCAAGTACATTGCGCCGGAGGACATCGTAGTCTACTCCATCGACGAGGTGTTCATGGACGTGACGGACTACCTGAATACCTACAAGCTCTCGGCACATGACCTCGCCATGAAGATCATCCTCGACGTACTTGAGACAACCGGCATCACAGCAACCGCCGGGATCGGTACGAATCTTTTCCTCTGCAAAGTGGCAATGGACATTGTGGCGAAGCACATCCCCGCCGACAAGAACGGCGTCCGCATTGCGGAGCTGGATGAGATGAAGTTCCGGCGTGAGCTTTGGACGCATCAGCCCCTCACGGACTTCTGGCGCGTAGGTCGAGGCATTGCCAAGAAACTTGAACAGAATGGAATGTTCACCATGGGCGATGTTGCCCTCTGTTCCGAGCGGAACGAGGACTTGCTTTACAAGCTCTTCGGCAAGAATGCGGAATTGCTCATCGACCATGCGTGGGGCTGGGAGCCAACTACCATTGAAGCAATCAAGGCATACCGTCCCAGCTCCAACAGCCTCAGCTCCGGTCAGGTATTGCACTGCCCCTATGAGCCGCAGAAGGCGAAGCTGGTTGTCCGGGAAATGACGGACTTGCTTGTGCTGGACTTGGTGGACAAGGGGCTTGTCACCGATCAGATGGTTCTTACCGTTGGCTATGACATTGAGAACCTGACCGATCCGGCGCGGCGGGCAAGGTATCACGGCGCGGTGGAGAAAGACCCCTATGGTCGGGAGATTCCCAAACAGGCGCACAGTTCTATCAACCTTGGCGAACACACATCATCCACGCGCAAAATAATGTGTGCTGTGTCAGAACTCTTCGACCGGATTGTGGACAAGAATCTTCTTGTCCGCCGTATGTATGTTGTGGCAAATCATGTCCTGCCGGAAGTGGACGCGCCGAAGAAAAATGACGGTGCTGTTCAGCTCGACCTCTTCACCGACTATGCCGCCGAAGAGGAAAAGCGGAAAGCCGAAGACGCTGCCTTGGAACGGGAACGAAAAATTCAGAAGGCTGCTCTCGCCATCAAGAAGAAGTACGGAAAGAACGCGATCCTCAAGGCGATGAATCTTGAAGAAGGCGCAACCGCAAAGGACCGAAATGCTCAGATCGGCGGGCATAAGGCGTGA
- a CDS encoding flavodoxin, translating into MSNKLVAYFSASGVTAKVAETLAEAIGADIFEIEPKVPYTEADLNWMDKKARSTIEMNDPASRPEIAVKRDNMKDYDTIFVGFPIWWYVAPTIINTFLESYDLTGKTIIPFATSGGSGIGKTNERLAPSCKGAKLMDGKVFKSSVGHQELAAWVEGLGL; encoded by the coding sequence ATGAGCAATAAACTTGTAGCATATTTTTCTGCGTCCGGCGTGACCGCGAAGGTAGCTGAGACGCTGGCAGAGGCAATCGGCGCGGACATCTTTGAGATTGAGCCGAAGGTGCCTTACACGGAAGCTGATCTGAACTGGATGGACAAGAAAGCCCGCAGCACGATTGAGATGAACGATCCTGCCTCCCGTCCTGAGATTGCCGTGAAGCGGGACAACATGAAGGACTACGACACAATCTTTGTGGGTTTTCCGATCTGGTGGTACGTTGCGCCGACGATTATCAATACGTTCCTTGAGAGCTATGACCTGACCGGCAAGACGATCATCCCGTTTGCAACCTCTGGCGGAAGCGGCATTGGCAAGACGAACGAGCGCCTTGCGCCGAGCTGCAAAGGCGCAAAGCTGATGGACGGCAAGGTCTTCAAGAGCAGCGTCGGGCATCAGGAGCTTGCGGCGTGGGTTGAAGGACTTGGACTTTAA
- a CDS encoding alpha/beta fold hydrolase, producing MKTVFLHGLGQTAQDWKEVVQQLSISDVDCPELFSSTEDEISYSQILGDLEQRYSEVKEPLRICGLSLGALLAIDFAIRHEEKVDSLVLIGAQYKVPSLLIDFQNLIFRCMPNKVFESMGLSKSSTIKLAHSMRSLDFTLQLNNIRCPVTILCGKKDTANLKASKRLKELLPQATLHIVPNAGHELNKYAPNTIAEILNQ from the coding sequence ATGAAAACTGTTTTTTTACATGGGTTGGGACAAACTGCACAGGACTGGAAAGAAGTAGTCCAACAACTATCAATTTCTGATGTCGATTGCCCAGAACTTTTTTCTTCAACAGAAGATGAAATATCCTATTCGCAGATTTTGGGTGATTTAGAACAGCGGTATTCAGAAGTAAAAGAGCCGCTTCGTATCTGCGGTCTTTCGTTAGGTGCGCTTCTTGCGATTGATTTTGCCATTCGACATGAGGAAAAAGTGGATTCGCTGGTTTTGATTGGCGCACAATATAAAGTTCCAAGTTTACTGATAGATTTTCAAAATCTTATCTTCCGTTGTATGCCAAACAAGGTTTTTGAAAGTATGGGACTATCAAAAAGCAGCACCATAAAATTGGCTCACTCTATGCGGTCATTGGATTTTACTTTGCAATTAAATAATATTCGTTGTCCAGTAACAATTTTGTGTGGCAAAAAGGATACTGCCAATCTAAAGGCTTCTAAAAGGCTAAAAGAATTGCTACCCCAAGCTACTTTGCACATCGTTCCAAATGCAGGACATGAACTCAATAAATATGCACCAAACACGATTGCAGAGATATTAAATCAGTAA
- a CDS encoding SRPBCC family protein translates to MIVLTEQIEIPASYEKLKAWTANFEEEFVKWSPYHIECNLYNGNYNAGSKIRFREIVMGLDYDVTGTITECEQDENHFRIVFRSDKKTAFITFEGKRTKTGCHFSHTEAFGMTTPVIGAIMNFLIFKVFFRKKANWQLIRDDMILDNRYLYDILTEGKYPERIPLDKLLTGAK, encoded by the coding sequence ATGATTGTTCTTACAGAGCAGATAGAGATTCCGGCTTCCTATGAAAAATTAAAGGCATGGACTGCTAACTTTGAGGAAGAGTTTGTGAAATGGAGTCCCTACCACATCGAATGCAATCTCTATAACGGAAACTATAACGCAGGAAGCAAGATCCGCTTCCGCGAGATCGTCATGGGGCTGGACTACGATGTGACCGGCACAATTACGGAATGCGAACAGGATGAGAACCACTTCCGCATTGTATTCCGGAGCGACAAGAAAACGGCGTTCATCACCTTTGAAGGGAAAAGAACCAAAACAGGATGCCATTTCTCTCACACCGAGGCTTTCGGCATGACCACGCCGGTAATTGGGGCGATCATGAATTTCCTGATCTTCAAGGTGTTTTTCAGGAAAAAGGCAAACTGGCAGCTTATCCGGGATGATATGATTCTGGATAACAGGTATTTATATGACATTCTGACCGAAGGAAAATACCCGGAAAGAATCCCGCTGGACAAACTGCTGACCGGCGCGAAGTAA